In Hahella sp. KA22, one genomic interval encodes:
- the tsaE gene encoding tRNA (adenosine(37)-N6)-threonylcarbamoyltransferase complex ATPase subunit type 1 TsaE produces MLSSRQVVAPDEEAMAILGDELSQCFAAPGVVYLQGQLGAGKTTLTRAMMRGMGYSGLVKSPTYTLVEPYQLEDRLVFHFDLYRLADPEELEFLGIRDYFHENSICLVEWPDKGAPLLPEPDLTVDIQVLMKGRRIKLLAHTARGCQWLEAYDAKQSRE; encoded by the coding sequence ATGCTTTCATCCAGGCAGGTAGTCGCTCCTGATGAAGAGGCGATGGCGATATTGGGCGATGAGTTGTCGCAATGCTTCGCTGCGCCCGGGGTAGTCTATCTGCAGGGACAATTAGGCGCAGGCAAAACCACGCTGACGCGCGCCATGATGCGTGGCATGGGATATTCAGGTTTGGTTAAGAGTCCCACTTATACTCTGGTCGAACCCTATCAGTTGGAAGACAGGCTGGTTTTTCACTTTGATCTGTATCGACTGGCGGACCCGGAGGAACTTGAGTTTCTCGGTATCCGCGATTATTTCCATGAAAATTCGATTTGTTTGGTGGAGTGGCCCGATAAAGGCGCTCCATTGTTGCCAGAGCCTGACTTGACGGTCGATATTCAAGTGCTGATGAAAGGCCGCAGAATCAAACTGCTGGCGCACACCGCGCGAGGCTGTCAGTGGCTGGAGGCGTATGATGCAAAGCAGTCCCGGGAGTAA
- a CDS encoding NAD(P)H-hydrate dehydratase encodes MPKDLYTAAQVRQLDALAIQSMAAENGYELMQRAGRSAFRALMRRWPEAERLTLFCGGGNNGGDGYVVAELALRHNLQVEIFALSDPQNLQGEAAQAFASCRAAGVDVTMWSPVSSISGDIIVDAMLGTGLSGEVRDDYAAAITAINAAGKPIIALDIPSGLCADTGMPLGATVNAAMTVTFIGMKRGLLTGEAPDYAGELVFDELDAPTDIYSKIPPACRRSDFSLAVKLAVARKSSSHKGMFGRVLVVGGDSGFGGAAIMAAEAAYRAGCGLVSCATRAAHVGAGLSRLPEVMFREINSRGELLVMLESADVIALGPGLGKEPWGQMCLQTCLDAGKPMVVDADALNMIAARKHQLSPHSLMTPHPGEAARLLECSVADVMRDRFAAARDLAKTYNCHVLLKGVGTVLAAPDQEEQVVVQAGNPGMACGGMGDVLTGLAAGLLAQGMKPLAAAELAAAWHGAAADSATESVAQASLMAGDLLKQLGSVMREATV; translated from the coding sequence ATGCCGAAGGACCTATACACGGCGGCGCAAGTGCGTCAGCTCGACGCGCTGGCCATACAGTCCATGGCGGCTGAAAACGGCTATGAACTCATGCAACGTGCGGGGCGTTCAGCGTTTCGCGCGCTGATGCGTCGTTGGCCTGAAGCGGAGAGGTTGACCCTGTTCTGCGGTGGCGGCAATAACGGCGGCGATGGTTATGTGGTGGCGGAGCTGGCGCTTCGTCATAATTTGCAGGTCGAAATATTTGCGTTGAGCGACCCCCAAAATTTGCAAGGTGAGGCGGCTCAGGCCTTCGCGAGTTGCCGTGCGGCTGGCGTTGACGTGACTATGTGGTCTCCTGTTTCCTCTATAAGCGGCGATATCATTGTCGACGCCATGCTGGGAACGGGATTATCCGGTGAGGTGCGTGACGACTATGCTGCCGCGATTACCGCTATCAATGCCGCCGGTAAGCCAATCATCGCCTTGGATATCCCCTCCGGCTTGTGCGCGGATACCGGTATGCCTCTTGGGGCTACCGTGAATGCGGCGATGACGGTGACCTTTATTGGTATGAAACGAGGGCTGCTGACGGGCGAGGCGCCTGACTATGCCGGCGAGCTTGTATTTGACGAGCTGGATGCCCCCACTGATATTTATAGTAAAATCCCCCCGGCCTGCCGCCGTTCTGATTTTTCACTGGCGGTTAAATTAGCGGTTGCCAGAAAGTCATCGTCGCACAAAGGCATGTTCGGTCGTGTTCTGGTAGTTGGTGGCGATTCTGGCTTTGGCGGCGCTGCGATCATGGCGGCGGAAGCCGCATACCGAGCCGGTTGTGGCTTGGTGTCATGCGCCACCCGCGCCGCACATGTCGGCGCAGGGCTATCTCGACTCCCCGAGGTCATGTTTCGGGAAATCAACAGTCGGGGAGAGTTGTTAGTCATGCTGGAATCGGCGGATGTGATCGCTCTGGGCCCTGGATTGGGTAAGGAGCCTTGGGGGCAAATGTGTCTGCAAACATGCCTGGATGCTGGTAAACCCATGGTCGTCGACGCTGACGCCCTGAATATGATCGCCGCCCGCAAGCATCAGCTCAGTCCTCACTCCTTAATGACGCCGCATCCAGGAGAGGCGGCGCGTTTGTTGGAGTGTTCGGTGGCGGATGTGATGCGTGACCGTTTTGCGGCGGCGCGAGATTTGGCGAAGACCTATAATTGTCATGTTTTGTTGAAGGGAGTCGGTACTGTGCTTGCGGCTCCGGACCAGGAAGAACAGGTTGTCGTACAGGCGGGTAACCCGGGAATGGCGTGCGGTGGTATGGGCGATGTGTTAACAGGCCTTGCGGCGGGATTGCTGGCGCAGGGCATGAAGCCGTTGGCGGCGGCGGAACTAGCGGCGGCCTGGCATGGCGCAGCGGCGGACTCCGCAACGGAAAGTGTAGCGCAGGCTTCTTTGATGGCCGGCGACTTATTAAAGCAGTTAGGGTCGGTAATGCGCGAGGCGACGGTATGA
- the hflX gene encoding ribosome rescue GTPase HflX — protein MFERPKAGERAVLVHLDMLEEKDREDPRELTELALSAGAEPVALVTGTRNQPSPRYFVGSGKLEEVRAAVIEHEAEVVLFNHSLTPSQERNLEKDLQVRVLDRTGLILDIFAQRARTHEGKLQVELAQLEHLSTRLVRGWTHLERQKGGIGLRGPGETQLETDRRLIRGRIKSIHKRLEKVRKQREQGRRARRRAEVPTISLVGYTNAGKSTLFNRMSLSDVYAADQLFATLDPTLRRINLENYGPVVLADTVGFIRHLPHKLVDAFRATLEETCNASLLLHVVDASDPKRRENIEQVEDVLKEIGADDIPSLFVFNKVDRLEAAEPRLELNENGEPVRVWVSAVTGDGLELLEQATGKLLGADMVDETLCIPPALGRLRAKLYEREAVLSEEVKEDGSFSVHIKMPKTDWLQIAHKEGVKLEQLTGHVC, from the coding sequence TTGTTTGAGCGTCCTAAAGCGGGTGAGCGGGCTGTACTTGTTCACCTGGATATGCTGGAAGAAAAAGATCGAGAAGACCCTCGCGAGCTTACGGAATTAGCTTTATCGGCCGGCGCAGAGCCTGTTGCGCTGGTCACCGGAACCCGTAATCAGCCCAGTCCGCGGTATTTTGTCGGCAGCGGTAAGCTGGAGGAAGTCAGGGCGGCGGTAATTGAGCACGAAGCGGAAGTCGTACTGTTCAATCATTCTCTTACTCCTAGTCAGGAACGAAACCTGGAAAAGGATCTGCAAGTGCGGGTTCTGGATAGGACGGGCCTGATACTGGATATCTTCGCCCAGCGAGCGCGAACTCATGAAGGTAAGCTTCAGGTGGAGCTGGCTCAGCTTGAGCACTTGTCTACGCGACTGGTGCGGGGTTGGACCCACCTTGAGCGTCAGAAAGGCGGTATCGGTTTGCGTGGGCCGGGTGAGACCCAGCTCGAAACCGATAGACGACTCATTCGTGGTCGTATTAAATCTATACACAAGCGTTTGGAGAAGGTTCGCAAGCAGCGCGAACAAGGCCGGCGCGCGCGTCGTCGGGCGGAAGTGCCGACCATTTCACTCGTTGGCTATACAAACGCCGGCAAATCTACCCTCTTTAATCGTATGTCCTTGTCCGATGTTTATGCTGCGGATCAGCTGTTCGCAACTCTTGATCCGACTCTGCGGCGTATTAACCTGGAAAACTACGGTCCTGTGGTTCTGGCCGACACGGTCGGGTTCATCCGGCATCTCCCTCACAAACTGGTCGACGCGTTTCGCGCGACGTTGGAAGAGACCTGCAACGCTTCGTTGTTGCTCCACGTCGTGGATGCGAGTGACCCAAAGCGCAGGGAAAACATCGAGCAAGTTGAGGATGTTTTAAAGGAAATCGGCGCTGACGATATTCCTTCCCTCTTTGTTTTCAACAAGGTCGATCGGTTGGAAGCAGCCGAACCTCGCCTGGAGTTAAATGAAAATGGCGAGCCAGTTCGTGTTTGGGTTTCTGCAGTTACCGGAGACGGTCTTGAACTGCTGGAGCAGGCGACTGGAAAGTTGTTGGGCGCTGACATGGTTGACGAGACGCTTTGCATTCCGCCTGCGTTGGGTCGGTTGCGAGCCAAGCTTTATGAAAGAGAGGCGGTGTTGTCGGAAGAGGTGAAGGAGGATGGCTCCTTTTCTGTACATATAAAGATGCCGAAAACCGACTGGCTGCAAATAGCGCATAAGGAAGGCGTGAAACTTGAGCAGCTTACCGGACATGTCTGCTAA
- the miaA gene encoding tRNA (adenosine(37)-N6)-dimethylallyltransferase MiaA, with protein sequence MSEKKALPPAILLMGPTASGKTDLAMALSERLPCDLISVDSVMVYRGMNIGSAKPDPETLARYPHHLIDIRDPAEPYSAAEFRADALRLMEQSVNAGRIPLLVGGTIMYYKALCQGLGDMPSADENVRGEILAEAEQIGWPALHEQLRQVDPVAAAKIHPNNRQRIQRALEVFRLTGRPLSHYWAADGANPENELNWDSVNGAALPYNALNLALAPVKREDLHARIAKRFQIMLEQGLLDEVEQLRQRGNLSVELPSIRAVGYRQVWSYLEGEFGREEMVEKATAATRQLAKRQMTWLRSWPEINWLSADDTQLVEAAMRLISQRLQSCNPL encoded by the coding sequence GTGTCGGAGAAAAAGGCGCTGCCGCCTGCCATACTGTTAATGGGGCCAACCGCGTCCGGTAAAACGGACCTTGCTATGGCCCTGAGCGAGCGTCTGCCCTGTGACTTGATTAGCGTGGACTCCGTCATGGTGTATCGCGGAATGAATATTGGCTCCGCTAAGCCTGATCCTGAAACGTTGGCGCGCTACCCTCATCATTTGATTGATATTCGCGACCCGGCTGAACCCTATTCCGCTGCAGAGTTTCGTGCTGACGCCCTGCGCCTGATGGAGCAAAGCGTGAATGCCGGACGCATTCCTCTGCTGGTAGGCGGCACTATTATGTACTATAAAGCTTTGTGCCAAGGATTGGGCGATATGCCCAGCGCAGACGAGAATGTGCGGGGGGAGATACTGGCTGAAGCCGAACAGATTGGCTGGCCTGCGCTGCATGAGCAGCTGCGCCAAGTCGATCCAGTAGCAGCGGCCAAAATTCACCCGAATAACCGTCAGCGCATTCAGCGCGCTTTGGAGGTGTTTCGACTGACAGGAAGGCCGCTCTCGCATTATTGGGCGGCAGACGGGGCGAATCCGGAAAATGAGCTCAATTGGGACAGTGTGAATGGCGCAGCTTTGCCTTACAATGCGCTAAACTTAGCTCTGGCGCCCGTTAAGCGAGAGGATTTGCACGCCCGTATCGCCAAGCGCTTTCAGATCATGTTGGAGCAAGGGTTGCTGGATGAAGTCGAGCAGTTGCGTCAGCGTGGAAACTTGAGTGTGGAGCTGCCCTCTATCAGGGCGGTAGGTTATCGTCAGGTGTGGTCTTATCTCGAAGGTGAGTTTGGTCGGGAAGAAATGGTTGAAAAAGCGACTGCCGCCACTCGTCAGTTGGCGAAAAGACAAATGACCTGGTTGCGTTCCTGGCCCGAGATAAATTGGTTGTCTGCAGATGATACACAATTAGTCGAAGCCGCTATGCGACTGATTTCACAACGGTTACAATCGTGTAATCCACTATAG
- the queG gene encoding tRNA epoxyqueuosine(34) reductase QueG — protein sequence MTNDTYSQSQLSQLAGDIKQWAQELGFQQCGVTDVDLGRHEEALRDWLSKGYHGSMGYMADHGDKRSRPAELLPGTLRVISVRMDYWPEKKGEAQARLEQDQSAYVSRYAVGRDYHKLMRKRLAQLGKRIQEEITESAYRVFVDSAPVLERALAQKAGLGWIGKNTMLINPKAGSYFFLGELFTDLPLPVDPPYPKNHCGSCSACMDFCPTKAFVAPNVLDARRCISYLTIELKGKIPEDLRPMMGNRIFGCDDCQMVCPWNKFSRLTGEKDFSPRHRLDSAELLELFAWTEEEFLSNTEGSAIRRTGHESWLRNIAVALGNAPTSPAIIAALKEKLLHPSAIVQEHVRWALTQHGEPLADMAERQEAEKTSVR from the coding sequence ATGACGAACGATACTTACAGCCAATCTCAACTTAGCCAGTTGGCGGGCGACATCAAACAGTGGGCGCAAGAGCTGGGATTTCAGCAATGCGGCGTTACCGATGTCGACCTCGGCCGTCACGAAGAGGCGCTCAGGGACTGGCTGAGTAAGGGCTATCATGGCTCCATGGGTTATATGGCCGACCATGGCGACAAACGCAGCCGCCCAGCCGAGTTGTTACCCGGAACACTGCGCGTCATCAGTGTGCGCATGGACTATTGGCCGGAAAAAAAGGGGGAGGCGCAAGCACGACTTGAACAAGATCAGTCCGCCTATGTCTCCCGCTACGCTGTGGGTAGAGACTATCACAAGCTCATGCGCAAACGCCTCGCTCAGCTGGGCAAGCGCATACAGGAAGAAATTACGGAGTCCGCCTATCGTGTTTTCGTCGACAGCGCGCCGGTTCTGGAGCGGGCATTAGCGCAGAAGGCCGGCTTGGGGTGGATCGGCAAAAACACCATGCTGATAAACCCCAAAGCGGGATCTTACTTCTTCCTTGGCGAGCTGTTCACCGACCTGCCCCTGCCGGTCGACCCACCCTATCCCAAAAACCATTGCGGAAGTTGCAGCGCCTGTATGGATTTCTGCCCCACCAAAGCATTTGTGGCGCCCAATGTTCTGGACGCCCGCCGCTGCATTTCCTATTTAACGATAGAGCTAAAAGGCAAAATCCCTGAAGACCTTCGGCCGATGATGGGAAACCGCATCTTCGGCTGCGATGATTGTCAGATGGTTTGTCCCTGGAACAAATTTTCCCGGCTTACCGGCGAAAAGGACTTCTCGCCGCGCCATCGTCTCGACAGTGCGGAATTACTGGAGCTGTTTGCATGGACGGAGGAAGAGTTCCTCAGCAACACGGAAGGGTCAGCGATACGCCGTACCGGGCATGAAAGCTGGCTGCGCAATATCGCTGTAGCGCTAGGCAATGCGCCAACCTCACCAGCCATCATTGCTGCATTGAAGGAAAAGCTTCTGCACCCTTCCGCTATTGTTCAGGAGCATGTGCGCTGGGCGCTGACGCAACATGGCGAGCCGCTCGCGGATATGGCGGAGCGGCAAGAAGCGGAAAAAACGTCAGTCCGTTAA
- the hflK gene encoding FtsH protease activity modulator HflK, with translation MAWNEPGGNNNQDPWGSGRRGNKNDGPPDLDEVIRKGLEKVGGLFGGKPRGGSSGGGGVSGGVAAIIIVVLVLLAISSSVFRVDEKENAIVLRFGKYLDTRQPGLQFKIPLIDQVFIEEVTSVRNQKKKGHMLTEDENIVDIDLTVQYVIGDLRKYTLVMRDPVTTLDFAIDSALRHEVGSESMDKVLTEGRAILAINVQDRLQRYLDFYGSGIEVKKVNINAAQPPAAVKSAFEEVQRAKEDEQKVINRAQAYKNQVVPEARGKAQRVIEEAKAYRDQVIAQAEGETQRFLKVLEIYESAPAVTRERLYIDTMEKVLSGSSKVLVDQGQGNNIMYLPLDKMLNRADAAPAAGAIIPRNVDTGSSGSSRAVEDFRSRNEILSRSRGQ, from the coding sequence ATGGCTTGGAATGAACCAGGCGGAAATAATAATCAGGACCCATGGGGCTCAGGCCGTCGCGGCAACAAAAATGACGGACCGCCGGATCTGGATGAAGTCATTCGCAAAGGTCTGGAGAAAGTCGGTGGATTGTTTGGCGGCAAGCCTCGAGGCGGCTCTTCCGGCGGTGGTGGAGTTTCTGGCGGCGTGGCGGCGATTATCATCGTTGTCTTAGTGCTGCTTGCTATCTCCAGTTCTGTTTTCCGCGTAGACGAAAAAGAAAACGCAATTGTGCTGCGCTTTGGTAAGTATCTGGATACGCGCCAGCCTGGTCTGCAATTTAAGATCCCCCTGATCGACCAAGTCTTTATCGAGGAAGTCACCTCGGTTCGCAATCAGAAGAAAAAAGGTCACATGCTGACGGAAGATGAAAATATCGTTGATATTGATCTGACCGTTCAGTACGTCATTGGCGACTTGCGTAAATATACTCTGGTGATGCGCGACCCAGTCACGACCTTGGACTTTGCAATCGATAGTGCTCTGCGTCACGAGGTTGGCTCTGAGTCTATGGATAAGGTTCTGACGGAAGGGCGTGCGATTCTGGCGATTAACGTGCAGGACCGTTTGCAGCGTTACCTTGATTTTTATGGCTCTGGCATTGAGGTGAAGAAGGTTAACATCAACGCCGCGCAGCCTCCTGCCGCAGTTAAGTCCGCGTTTGAAGAAGTTCAACGCGCGAAAGAGGATGAGCAGAAGGTTATCAACCGCGCGCAAGCGTACAAAAATCAGGTCGTGCCTGAAGCACGAGGTAAGGCGCAGCGGGTCATTGAAGAAGCTAAAGCTTATCGGGATCAGGTGATTGCGCAGGCTGAAGGTGAAACCCAGCGTTTCTTAAAGGTGCTCGAGATCTATGAGAGCGCGCCAGCGGTAACTCGCGAGCGTTTATATATCGATACGATGGAGAAAGTTCTGTCCGGCAGCAGCAAAGTGTTGGTGGATCAAGGGCAAGGGAACAACATCATGTATCTTCCATTGGATAAAATGCTGAATCGCGCAGATGCGGCTCCCGCAGCGGGCGCTATTATTCCGCGTAATGTCGATACGGGCTCCAGCGGTTCTTCCCGTGCGGTGGAGGATTTCCGTTCCCGTAACGAAATTCTGAGCAGAAGCAGGGGCCAATAA
- the mutL gene encoding DNA mismatch repair endonuclease MutL yields MSKIHLLSPRLANQIAAGEVVERPSSVVKELVENALDAGARKIEIDIESGGVKLIRIRDDGGGIQREDLPLALSRHATSKIETLEDLEAVATLGFRGEALASICSVSRLSLTSRPQNQGEAWKVEVEGRDMKSEISPAAHTPGTTVEVRDLFYNTPARRKFMRTEKTEFGHIEEIIKRQALGRLSVAFTLRHNQKVVHQLRPAGSEEDHVRRIGQLCGANFIESAIPINVSASGLSLSGWVAKPTFSRSQADLQYFFVNGRVIRDKLVAHAVRQAYQDVLYHGRHPAFVLYLELDPATVDVNVHPTKHEVRFREGRMVHDFLFRSLHRALAEVKPQVAAAEATPAAEVEQVRPEMQWPTQDVLPLRQQPAASGFSMSGAPSAGAVKEQISAYGQLHDNSGLGGMFGSAQSGAAPAMDNVAEAPLGYAIAQLHGVFVLAQNTQGMVLVDMHAAHERIVYERMKRSLHNSGVTTQPMLVPMNLAVSRRESLAVEENAETLRQLGLEITVAGVESIIVRQVPALLRNANVEALVRDVIAELAEHGSTRKVEETMNELLGTMACHGAVRANRQLTIAEMNALLRDMEDTERSGQCNHGRPTWVQLTMSELDKLFLRGR; encoded by the coding sequence ATGTCGAAGATTCATTTACTTTCCCCTCGATTGGCTAACCAGATTGCTGCGGGTGAGGTTGTCGAGAGACCCTCCTCAGTGGTGAAAGAGTTGGTGGAGAATGCGCTGGACGCTGGCGCGCGCAAAATAGAAATCGATATTGAGAGTGGCGGCGTCAAATTGATTCGAATTCGCGATGATGGAGGAGGGATACAGCGGGAAGACCTGCCGCTGGCGCTATCTCGTCACGCCACCAGTAAAATTGAAACGCTGGAAGACTTGGAGGCCGTGGCGACATTGGGCTTCCGGGGCGAGGCGCTCGCCAGTATCTGCTCAGTGTCCCGTCTATCCTTGACGTCGCGTCCGCAAAATCAGGGCGAGGCTTGGAAGGTGGAAGTGGAAGGGCGTGACATGAAGTCGGAAATTTCACCGGCGGCCCATACTCCCGGCACCACAGTGGAAGTCCGTGACCTGTTTTACAATACCCCGGCGCGCCGTAAGTTTATGCGTACGGAAAAAACAGAGTTCGGGCATATTGAAGAAATTATCAAGCGGCAGGCGCTGGGCCGGCTAAGTGTCGCGTTTACCTTGCGGCATAATCAGAAGGTCGTGCACCAGTTGCGTCCAGCCGGTTCGGAAGAGGATCACGTTCGTCGCATCGGACAGCTTTGCGGCGCAAACTTTATTGAGAGCGCGATCCCTATCAATGTTTCAGCATCAGGGTTGTCATTGAGCGGGTGGGTGGCCAAACCCACGTTTTCTCGCAGTCAGGCGGATCTGCAGTACTTTTTCGTCAACGGACGCGTGATTCGCGATAAGCTGGTGGCGCATGCTGTGAGACAGGCCTATCAGGATGTGCTTTATCATGGACGTCATCCCGCCTTTGTGCTCTATCTGGAGCTGGACCCCGCCACTGTTGACGTGAATGTGCATCCAACCAAACACGAAGTGCGTTTCCGTGAAGGCCGCATGGTTCATGATTTCCTGTTTCGCAGTTTGCACAGGGCGCTGGCCGAAGTGAAGCCACAGGTTGCAGCGGCGGAGGCTACGCCTGCTGCGGAGGTGGAGCAGGTGCGCCCCGAAATGCAGTGGCCAACGCAGGATGTATTGCCTCTAAGGCAACAGCCCGCTGCATCTGGTTTTTCGATGTCGGGGGCGCCCTCTGCAGGTGCTGTGAAGGAGCAAATATCCGCCTACGGGCAATTACATGATAATTCAGGGCTTGGCGGTATGTTTGGGTCTGCTCAGTCTGGAGCTGCGCCTGCCATGGATAATGTCGCAGAGGCCCCTCTGGGGTATGCGATAGCGCAATTACACGGCGTGTTCGTGCTGGCCCAAAACACGCAGGGTATGGTTCTGGTCGATATGCATGCGGCCCATGAACGGATTGTCTATGAGCGGATGAAGCGCTCACTACATAATAGCGGTGTGACCACTCAGCCCATGCTGGTGCCGATGAATCTGGCTGTCAGCCGCCGTGAGTCCCTGGCTGTAGAAGAAAATGCAGAGACACTGCGGCAGTTGGGGCTGGAAATCACCGTCGCTGGCGTAGAGTCTATAATTGTTCGGCAAGTCCCGGCGTTATTGCGGAATGCAAACGTTGAAGCTCTGGTGCGGGACGTCATTGCAGAATTGGCGGAGCATGGTTCCACTCGCAAAGTGGAGGAAACCATGAATGAGCTGTTGGGCACTATGGCCTGCCACGGTGCGGTTAGAGCCAACAGGCAGCTGACCATCGCTGAAATGAATGCGCTATTGCGGGATATGGAAGATACTGAGCGCAGCGGGCAATGTAACCACGGCCGACCAACATGGGTGCAGTTGACGATGTCTGAGCTGGATAAACTGTTTTTGCGGGGTCGATAG
- a CDS encoding N-acetylmuramoyl-L-alanine amidase — MTVALRLILLSVILISSVAGAATVSNVRVWPAPDHTRLVFDMSGPVDHKVFALSKPDRLVIDISQASLETDFTAVSYEGTPIQRIRSARRGSKDLRVVLDLRESVNPKSFALQPNDQYGHRLVIDLYGSGGAQQVKKQADDHAQKRDIVVVIDAGHGGEDPGALGPKGIREKDVVLAISRELQALLDQERGFSSRLTRKGDYFIPLRNRTALAREYNADLLVSVHADAFKSPDASGASVYALSKRGATSETARWLAEKENTSDLIGGVGGVSLEDKDQVLAGVLLDLSMTASLKASLTVGDSVLRSVSGVSRLHKKRVEQAGFVVLKSPDIPSILVETGFISNPSEAQRLKTSKYQKKIATAIYGGLQKYFVDAPPPGTLLAWQKQSGQGKVGQTYVIEKGDTLSSIAQRNNISLNDLMNHNGLTTESLRIGQVLMIPAT; from the coding sequence ATGACAGTAGCGCTCAGACTGATATTACTCAGTGTGATACTGATTTCTTCCGTTGCGGGAGCGGCCACGGTCAGTAATGTCCGTGTTTGGCCGGCGCCTGATCATACTCGTTTGGTTTTTGATATGAGTGGACCGGTAGATCACAAGGTGTTCGCTCTGTCGAAGCCGGATCGACTGGTGATTGATATTTCGCAGGCTTCTTTGGAGACTGACTTCACCGCTGTCAGTTACGAAGGGACGCCGATTCAACGCATTCGTAGCGCCCGCCGCGGCTCTAAAGACCTGCGTGTTGTGCTGGACCTCCGGGAAAGCGTAAACCCGAAAAGCTTTGCGTTGCAGCCGAACGATCAGTATGGGCATCGTTTAGTTATTGATCTGTACGGATCAGGTGGGGCGCAGCAAGTTAAAAAGCAGGCTGACGATCATGCGCAGAAACGCGATATCGTGGTTGTGATTGACGCCGGTCATGGTGGTGAAGACCCTGGCGCTCTTGGACCCAAAGGCATTCGCGAAAAGGATGTGGTGCTGGCGATTTCCCGTGAACTGCAGGCGTTACTGGATCAGGAGCGCGGCTTTTCCAGCCGGCTGACCCGTAAAGGCGATTACTTTATCCCTTTGCGTAACCGTACTGCACTTGCTCGCGAGTACAATGCCGACTTGCTGGTTTCGGTGCATGCTGACGCATTCAAGAGCCCTGACGCCAGCGGCGCCTCGGTTTATGCGCTTTCCAAGCGCGGCGCCACCAGTGAAACGGCGCGTTGGCTGGCGGAGAAGGAGAATACATCCGACTTGATTGGCGGCGTTGGCGGCGTAAGCCTGGAAGATAAGGATCAGGTGTTGGCTGGCGTGCTGTTGGACTTGTCCATGACCGCCAGCTTGAAGGCCAGTCTAACTGTGGGCGACAGCGTATTGAGATCCGTAAGCGGGGTTTCCCGTTTACACAAGAAAAGAGTGGAGCAGGCGGGATTCGTGGTGTTGAAGTCGCCGGATATTCCCTCCATTTTGGTGGAAACGGGCTTTATCTCTAATCCGTCTGAAGCGCAGCGACTGAAAACCAGTAAGTATCAAAAGAAAATTGCGACGGCGATATATGGCGGGCTGCAAAAATATTTCGTCGACGCGCCGCCTCCGGGCACATTGCTGGCCTGGCAGAAGCAGTCTGGACAAGGCAAGGTGGGGCAGACGTATGTCATTGAGAAAGGCGATACGCTCAGCAGCATCGCCCAGAGGAACAACATCAGTCTTAACGATCTGATGAATCATAATGGACTGACCACTGAGTCTCTGCGAATTGGCCAGGTCCTGATGATACCTGCTACCTGA
- the hfq gene encoding RNA chaperone Hfq, which translates to MSKGQSLQDPYLNALRKERIPVSIFLVNGIKLQGQIESFDQFVILLKNTVSQMVYKHAISTVVPARNVRIAAQGEGENEASNA; encoded by the coding sequence ATGTCAAAAGGGCAGTCTTTACAAGACCCTTATTTAAATGCGCTACGGAAGGAACGCATCCCGGTATCCATATTCCTGGTAAACGGCATCAAACTGCAGGGACAAATTGAATCGTTTGATCAGTTTGTAATTCTGTTGAAAAACACCGTCAGCCAAATGGTTTACAAGCACGCTATCTCCACCGTCGTCCCTGCCCGGAACGTACGTATCGCCGCTCAAGGCGAAGGAGAGAACGAAGCATCTAACGCTTAA